Proteins encoded within one genomic window of Parolsenella massiliensis:
- a CDS encoding LuxR C-terminal-related transcriptional regulator: MRATRKLQHIAPFHLLSWPLSIEVASFSLYFFTWKLCMSVTLGRTPRLAEPGVIGSVYAILLAFTRLGYVLFWVALSYLSGSMEKRTATAAAMSLCVTGAIGMVATLRLPGFLIASCATILALGYIGAAVHYGFSLVSFESTVSGRALGIGMGVALLLQYLVEALGMTPVAFVICVALSAIVILWFAGRPARRWLYARQPSPQQTSGVSKGSIVLLAVAATAMTLDYGLLDGVLVWSYANGNILSTGLSKIAYSLSLPLVGVLFDLKKGRLRSLITICAMFLFAAAVPAAETPAGMSSATLITGIYGSFYVMYLSASFMRVAPKTSCPEIVAGMGSAISCLVGALGALFARPLFESLGVVVTTTVSCLLSVVCLLVLVRDIAWGITENLDEEKAGVGEGLIWEPALPSREEALTLYAEKIGLTAREGEVYQALLTTDLGVQEIADGLFISRRVAQRHISAIYEKAGVTTRVGLYREFDAWLDELRVRGKA; this comes from the coding sequence GTGCGCGCAACTAGAAAGCTCCAGCATATTGCTCCCTTCCACCTTCTCTCGTGGCCGCTATCCATTGAGGTTGCCTCTTTCTCCCTCTACTTCTTCACCTGGAAGCTATGCATGTCCGTAACGCTCGGGCGTACTCCTCGCCTTGCGGAGCCTGGCGTCATAGGGAGCGTATATGCGATTCTGCTCGCCTTTACGAGGCTTGGTTATGTCCTCTTTTGGGTTGCTTTATCCTATCTTTCAGGCTCGATGGAGAAAAGAACTGCCACTGCCGCCGCGATGTCTCTTTGCGTCACCGGAGCCATTGGGATGGTGGCGACCCTTCGCCTGCCTGGCTTCCTTATTGCGAGCTGTGCGACGATTCTGGCCCTTGGCTACATTGGCGCCGCCGTCCACTATGGGTTTAGCCTCGTGTCATTCGAGAGCACGGTCTCTGGGCGAGCGCTTGGAATTGGCATGGGTGTTGCTTTGCTGCTCCAGTATCTTGTCGAGGCCCTCGGGATGACCCCTGTGGCCTTTGTGATTTGCGTGGCCCTGAGTGCGATTGTCATTTTGTGGTTTGCCGGCCGCCCCGCGAGGCGGTGGTTGTACGCCCGCCAGCCATCGCCACAGCAGACATCCGGCGTGAGCAAGGGGTCGATTGTCCTTCTTGCAGTTGCTGCCACTGCCATGACCCTCGACTATGGTCTTCTCGACGGCGTTCTTGTCTGGAGCTATGCAAACGGGAATATCCTCAGCACCGGTCTCTCCAAGATCGCCTACTCGCTTTCGCTTCCACTCGTCGGCGTGTTGTTTGACCTGAAGAAAGGCCGCCTTCGCTCCCTCATCACGATATGTGCGATGTTCCTTTTCGCTGCGGCGGTGCCCGCGGCGGAAACGCCGGCGGGAATGTCCTCCGCAACTCTCATCACAGGAATATATGGCTCTTTCTATGTCATGTATCTCAGCGCGAGTTTCATGAGGGTTGCGCCTAAGACGTCTTGTCCGGAGATCGTTGCAGGTATGGGAAGCGCCATCAGCTGTCTCGTGGGCGCTCTGGGCGCTCTCTTTGCGCGTCCTCTCTTCGAGTCACTGGGCGTGGTCGTGACAACGACGGTGTCATGCTTGCTGTCGGTTGTCTGCCTTCTCGTCCTTGTCCGCGACATCGCGTGGGGAATTACGGAGAACCTGGACGAGGAGAAGGCGGGGGTCGGCGAAGGCCTCATCTGGGAGCCCGCCCTTCCATCTCGCGAAGAGGCGCTTACCCTATACGCCGAGAAGATTGGTCTCACCGCGAGGGAAGGGGAAGTGTATCAGGCCCTCCTGACTACGGACCTCGGTGTTCAAGAGATTGCGGATGGCCTGTTCATCTCGCGCCGTGTGGCACAGAGGCATATCTCCGCCATTTATGAGAAGGCGGGAGTTACCACGCGCGTTGGTCTCTATCGAGAATTCGATGCCTGGCTCGACGAACTCAGGGTCCGCGGGAAGGCATAG
- a CDS encoding bifunctional nuclease family protein, whose translation MDHMVEMTLRNLIVGGGPIPSAIILQPAGDENDSELVLPISVGTVDAANVARATNADDHKRPATHALLVDTIDALGGELESVSITRVEGATFFATLDVRSATGEQHHIDARPSDAISAAIEADAPVLASEDVLECAGLPDFAAVERDEQEREAAEFHDFVENLTPDDFKAPKQS comes from the coding sequence ATGGACCACATGGTTGAGATGACGCTCAGAAACCTCATCGTGGGAGGTGGCCCCATTCCCTCCGCCATCATCCTGCAGCCCGCCGGTGACGAGAACGACAGCGAGCTCGTCCTGCCCATCAGCGTTGGCACCGTGGACGCGGCCAACGTGGCGCGCGCCACGAACGCGGACGACCACAAGCGCCCGGCAACCCATGCCCTGCTCGTGGACACAATCGACGCACTAGGCGGCGAGCTCGAGAGCGTGAGCATCACCCGCGTCGAAGGTGCCACGTTCTTCGCCACGCTCGACGTTCGCTCGGCCACGGGCGAGCAGCACCACATCGATGCGCGCCCCTCGGACGCCATCTCCGCCGCCATCGAGGCGGACGCCCCCGTCCTCGCGAGTGAGGACGTGCTGGAGTGCGCCGGCCTCCCGGACTTCGCCGCCGTCGAGCGAGACGAGCAGGAGCGCGAGGCCGCCGAGTTCCACGACTTCGTCGAGAACCTCACCCCGGACGACTTCAAGGCCCCCAAGCAGAGCTAG
- the gyrA gene encoding DNA gyrase subunit A, whose translation MADDTNITGGENGSELPDDLRRLLDRASAEDEGTDVYVESDDDEDSDEDDGELEEEFGDAGRGTDAGETDEHGGALQLSEFGHEMRQSFIEYSMSVITARALPDVRDGLKPVHRRILYAMNESGIFPNRPHKKSAWTVGEVIGKYHPHGDSAVYDTMVRLAQWFSMRVPLIDGHGNFGNIDGDGAAAMRYTESRLAKPAMELLRDLQKDTVDWQPNYDESLSEPSVLPARFPNLLVNGCNGIAVGMATNIPPHNLGEAIEATCMLIDNPDATTDELMQAMPGPDFPTGAVIMGIDGIREAYETGRGSLTVRAKAHVEDMKSGRSRLVFTEMPYQVNKGALQEKIAQLVNEKRIEGISDLRDESNQKGIRLVIELKKDVIPQVVLNNLYKYTQLQTTFGVINLALVNGAPKLLTLREMLQHYIDHQVDVVTRRTRFDLKKAQARAHILEGYLMALDHIDEVISIIRSSRTDSEASQRLIERFGFSPEQTTAILEMRLRRLTGLSREQIQEELDGLRKAIAYYEDLLANPEKILDVIKDEMREIERKFADKRRTKISVQGTKELNVEDLIAEEDMVVTVTHAGYVKRTPVDTYRAQKRGGKGVQGVNLKDDDFVENLFVASTHDYVMFFSNKGKAYRLKVHELPIGQRTARGTAIVNLVPFSEGERAMAVITCRDFPEDEYLMFATANGTVKKTAMSAYDRTRRDGLIAINLRDGDELVNVRRVREGEKVILVSTDGKAIMFPESDVRPMGRDTSGVRGITLKGDARMLGMEITNGTGDLFVITEKGYGKRTPVAEYPEHKRGGQGVFTIAMTDAKGQLAACRVVEPHQELMIVSMDGVVIRVRVEDISKLGRSTQGVKVMDVDENDSVCALARMEVSDEEEKDESEPGEGEAASEESEEA comes from the coding sequence GTGGCAGACGATACGAACATCACGGGTGGGGAGAACGGCAGCGAACTGCCCGACGACCTCCGGCGACTTCTCGACCGCGCCTCAGCTGAGGACGAGGGCACCGACGTCTACGTCGAGTCCGACGATGACGAGGACAGCGACGAGGACGACGGCGAGCTCGAGGAGGAGTTTGGCGACGCTGGCCGCGGCACCGACGCCGGCGAGACCGACGAGCACGGCGGGGCGCTTCAGCTCTCCGAGTTTGGCCACGAGATGCGCCAGAGCTTCATCGAGTACTCGATGTCGGTCATCACGGCCCGCGCCCTTCCAGACGTCCGAGACGGCCTGAAGCCGGTCCACCGTCGCATCCTGTACGCAATGAACGAGAGCGGCATCTTCCCCAACCGTCCGCACAAGAAGAGTGCGTGGACGGTCGGCGAGGTCATCGGCAAGTACCACCCGCACGGAGACTCCGCCGTCTACGATACGATGGTGCGTCTCGCACAGTGGTTCTCCATGCGCGTGCCGCTCATTGACGGTCACGGCAACTTCGGCAACATCGACGGCGACGGCGCCGCGGCCATGCGTTACACCGAGAGCCGCCTGGCCAAGCCCGCGATGGAGCTGCTCCGCGACCTGCAGAAGGACACCGTCGACTGGCAGCCCAACTACGACGAGTCGCTCTCCGAGCCCTCCGTGCTGCCGGCGCGCTTCCCCAACCTGCTGGTGAACGGCTGCAACGGCATCGCCGTTGGCATGGCCACGAACATCCCGCCGCACAACCTGGGCGAGGCCATCGAAGCCACGTGCATGCTCATCGACAACCCGGATGCCACGACCGACGAGCTCATGCAGGCCATGCCCGGCCCCGACTTCCCGACGGGCGCCGTCATCATGGGCATCGACGGCATCAGGGAGGCCTACGAGACGGGCCGCGGCTCGCTCACCGTGCGCGCCAAGGCCCACGTCGAGGACATGAAGTCCGGCCGTTCTCGCCTCGTCTTCACCGAGATGCCCTATCAGGTCAACAAGGGCGCCCTGCAGGAGAAGATCGCCCAGCTCGTGAATGAGAAGCGCATCGAGGGCATCTCCGACCTGCGCGATGAGTCCAACCAGAAGGGCATCCGCCTCGTCATTGAGCTCAAGAAGGACGTCATCCCGCAGGTCGTGCTTAACAACCTGTACAAGTACACCCAGCTCCAGACCACGTTCGGCGTCATCAACCTCGCGCTCGTCAACGGCGCGCCCAAGCTGCTGACGCTCCGCGAGATGCTGCAGCACTACATCGACCACCAGGTTGACGTGGTGACCCGCCGAACGCGCTTCGACCTCAAGAAGGCCCAGGCCCGCGCCCACATCCTCGAGGGCTACCTCATGGCCCTCGACCACATCGACGAGGTCATCAGCATCATCCGCTCGAGCCGCACCGACTCCGAGGCCTCGCAGCGCCTCATCGAGCGCTTTGGCTTCTCGCCCGAGCAGACGACGGCCATCCTCGAGATGCGCCTGCGCCGCCTGACCGGCCTGTCCCGCGAACAGATCCAGGAGGAGCTCGACGGCCTTCGCAAGGCGATTGCCTACTACGAGGACCTGCTGGCCAATCCCGAGAAGATCCTGGACGTCATCAAGGACGAGATGCGCGAGATCGAGCGCAAGTTCGCCGACAAGCGCCGCACGAAGATCTCCGTCCAGGGCACCAAGGAGCTCAACGTCGAGGACCTCATCGCCGAGGAGGACATGGTCGTCACCGTGACGCACGCCGGCTACGTGAAGCGCACGCCGGTCGACACCTACCGTGCGCAGAAGCGCGGCGGCAAGGGCGTCCAGGGCGTCAACCTCAAGGACGACGACTTCGTCGAGAACCTGTTCGTGGCAAGCACGCACGACTACGTGATGTTCTTCTCGAACAAGGGCAAGGCGTACCGCCTGAAGGTCCACGAGCTGCCGATTGGCCAGCGCACGGCCCGCGGCACGGCCATCGTGAACCTCGTGCCCTTCTCCGAGGGTGAGCGTGCCATGGCCGTCATCACGTGCCGCGACTTCCCCGAGGACGAGTACCTGATGTTCGCCACGGCCAACGGCACCGTGAAGAAGACGGCCATGAGCGCCTACGACCGCACGCGTCGCGACGGCCTCATTGCCATCAACCTGCGTGACGGCGACGAGCTCGTCAACGTGCGCCGCGTGCGCGAGGGCGAGAAGGTCATCCTGGTCTCCACGGACGGCAAGGCCATCATGTTCCCCGAGAGTGACGTGCGCCCGATGGGTCGCGACACGAGCGGTGTCCGTGGCATCACGCTCAAGGGCGACGCCAGGATGCTGGGCATGGAGATCACGAACGGTACCGGTGACCTGTTCGTAATCACCGAGAAGGGCTACGGCAAGCGCACGCCGGTTGCCGAGTACCCCGAGCACAAGCGTGGTGGCCAGGGCGTCTTCACGATCGCGATGACGGACGCCAAGGGCCAGCTTGCGGCTTGCCGCGTCGTCGAGCCTCACCAGGAGCTCATGATCGTGAGCATGGATGGCGTCGTCATTCGCGTGAGGGTGGAGGACATCTCCAAGCTTGGACGCTCCACGCAGGGCGTGAAGGTCATGGACGTGGACGAGAACGACTCGGTGTGCGCCCTTGCCCGCATGGAGGTCTCCGACGAGGAGGAGAAGGACGAGTCCGAGCCCGGCGAGGGCGAGGCAGCGTCCGAGGAATCCGAGGAAGCGTAG
- the gyrB gene encoding DNA topoisomerase (ATP-hydrolyzing) subunit B, whose protein sequence is MAKSPNNSEYDGGEIKILEGLEAVRKRPGMYIGSTSASGLHHLVWEIVDNSVDEAMAGFCTQISVTVHADNSITVVDNGRGIPVDEHPVKKIPTLEVVMTILHAGGKFDNNAYKVSGGLHGVGISVVNALSKKVIVQVKRDGNVYEMQFARGKTTEKMKVVGTSDTTGTTVTFWPDDEIFETCVYDFDTLHNRLQETAFLNKNLKISLTDEREASPRVEEFCYAGGIIDFVKFLNEGREVPEGLKEPIYIEGKTDADTPMEKMGEVEVSLQWNTGYGENVMSFANDIYTPEGGMHLEGFRTALTRVINDYARKQGLLKEKDANLTGDDVREGLSAVISVKLPDPQFEGQTKAKLGSSYMRTLANKVVSDGLSEYLEEHPKQARTIVSKAQQAFKARTAARKAREATRRKSLLESASLPGKLADCSVRDAELTELFIVEGDSAGGSAKDGRRRDIQAILPLRGKILNVERVGDHRAFSSDTIQSLITAIGTGVTTSAGDGGDFDITKARYHKIIIMTDADVDGAHIRILLMTFFYKYMRPLIDAGYIYVACPPIFGVKVRKKIHYVYPNGRQPEEEILRDTIRSLGFSPDDDDDTKDDSGKLKKKKKGYDVQRYKGLGEMDPKQLASTTMDPKTRILQRVTIEDAAAADRAVRELMGSEVGYRREYIERHAHDARFLDA, encoded by the coding sequence GTGGCAAAGTCTCCCAATAACTCCGAGTACGACGGTGGAGAGATCAAGATCCTCGAGGGTCTTGAGGCCGTTCGTAAGCGTCCCGGCATGTACATTGGCTCGACGAGTGCCAGCGGCCTGCACCACCTCGTGTGGGAGATCGTGGACAACTCCGTCGACGAGGCCATGGCCGGCTTCTGCACCCAGATCTCCGTCACGGTGCACGCGGACAACTCCATCACGGTCGTGGACAACGGCCGTGGCATCCCCGTCGACGAGCACCCCGTGAAGAAGATCCCGACGCTCGAGGTCGTCATGACGATCCTGCACGCCGGCGGCAAGTTCGACAACAACGCCTACAAGGTGTCCGGCGGCCTGCACGGCGTGGGCATCTCCGTCGTGAACGCCCTGTCGAAGAAGGTCATCGTCCAGGTCAAGCGTGACGGCAACGTCTACGAGATGCAGTTCGCCCGCGGCAAGACCACCGAGAAGATGAAGGTCGTGGGTACGTCCGACACCACGGGCACCACGGTGACGTTCTGGCCCGACGACGAGATCTTCGAGACCTGCGTCTATGACTTCGACACCCTGCACAACCGCCTGCAGGAGACGGCCTTCCTCAACAAGAACCTCAAGATCAGCCTCACCGACGAGCGTGAGGCCTCGCCCCGCGTCGAGGAGTTCTGTTACGCCGGCGGCATCATCGACTTCGTTAAGTTCCTCAACGAGGGCAGGGAGGTCCCCGAGGGCCTCAAGGAGCCCATCTACATCGAGGGAAAGACCGACGCCGACACTCCCATGGAGAAGATGGGCGAGGTCGAGGTGTCGCTGCAGTGGAACACCGGCTACGGCGAGAACGTGATGTCGTTTGCCAACGACATCTACACGCCCGAGGGCGGCATGCACCTCGAGGGCTTCCGCACGGCCCTCACGCGCGTCATCAACGACTATGCGCGCAAGCAGGGGCTGCTCAAGGAGAAGGACGCCAACCTCACCGGTGACGACGTCCGCGAGGGCCTGTCTGCCGTCATCTCCGTCAAGCTCCCAGACCCGCAGTTCGAGGGCCAGACCAAGGCCAAGCTCGGCAGCTCCTACATGCGCACGCTCGCGAACAAGGTGGTCTCGGACGGCCTGTCCGAGTATCTCGAGGAGCACCCCAAGCAGGCCCGCACCATCGTGAGCAAGGCCCAGCAGGCGTTCAAGGCCCGCACGGCCGCCCGCAAGGCCCGCGAGGCCACGCGCCGCAAGAGCCTGCTCGAGAGCGCGAGCCTGCCTGGCAAGCTCGCCGACTGCTCCGTTCGCGACGCCGAGCTCACCGAGCTCTTCATCGTCGAGGGCGACTCGGCAGGCGGCTCCGCAAAGGACGGCCGTCGCCGAGACATCCAGGCGATTCTCCCGCTTCGAGGCAAGATCCTGAACGTCGAGCGCGTCGGCGACCACCGCGCGTTCTCCTCGGACACGATCCAGTCGCTCATCACGGCCATTGGCACCGGTGTCACCACGAGTGCGGGCGACGGCGGGGACTTCGACATCACGAAGGCCCGCTACCACAAGATCATCATCATGACCGATGCAGACGTCGACGGCGCGCACATCCGCATCCTGCTCATGACGTTCTTCTACAAGTACATGCGTCCGCTCATCGATGCTGGCTACATCTACGTCGCCTGCCCGCCGATCTTTGGCGTCAAGGTCCGCAAGAAGATCCACTACGTCTACCCCAACGGCCGCCAGCCCGAGGAGGAGATCCTTCGCGACACCATCCGCTCGCTTGGCTTCTCGCCCGACGACGATGACGACACCAAGGACGACTCCGGCAAGCTCAAGAAAAAGAAGAAGGGTTACGACGTCCAGCGCTACAAGGGCCTGGGCGAGATGGACCCCAAGCAGCTTGCCTCCACGACCATGGACCCCAAGACCCGCATCCTGCAGCGCGTGACGATCGAGGACGCCGCCGCAGCCGACCGCGCCGTCCGCGAGCTCATGGGCTCCGAGGTGGGCTATCGCCGCGAGTACATCGAGCGCCATGCTCACGACGCTCGATTCCTCGACGCTTAG
- the recF gene encoding DNA replication/repair protein RecF (All proteins in this family for which functions are known are DNA-binding proteins that assist the filamentation of RecA onto DNA for the initiation of recombination or recombinational repair.), whose translation MSLAVSRISFKDYRNLSGRVLEPSAGVTVLVGPNAVGKTNTVEALQYVTSGQSFRRPSPAELLAPGAAEAHVSARLTGDGRVVDVELVAAPEKRRFLRNGKPCRGQDLSGTLLSILFCPDDLSLVKGSASRRRGELDSFGAQANVGYRKVLSTYTRSVEQRNRLLKDGCESALLDAWDESVALGGATLLHHRLNLFGRLSSLVSEVYSEVAGTETLVCRYAPSVAGAEVGMGRDELARLMLEQMVAGRADDLRRAQTLTGPHRDDVVFEIDGRDARAYGSQGQQRSVALAWKMAEVRLCEDLLGERPLLLLDDVMSELDASRRACVTRFVEGGIQTIITTTNLSYFDDELLENMLVVPYGPES comes from the coding sequence GTGTCTCTCGCCGTCTCGCGCATATCGTTCAAGGACTACCGCAACCTCTCGGGTCGCGTGCTGGAGCCGTCTGCCGGCGTCACCGTGCTCGTGGGCCCCAACGCCGTGGGCAAGACGAACACGGTGGAGGCCCTGCAGTACGTCACGAGCGGGCAGTCGTTCCGCCGCCCGTCGCCGGCCGAGCTGCTTGCCCCCGGCGCCGCCGAGGCGCATGTGAGCGCCCGCCTCACGGGCGATGGCCGCGTCGTGGACGTGGAGCTTGTCGCCGCGCCCGAGAAGCGTCGCTTTCTGCGAAATGGCAAGCCGTGCCGCGGCCAGGACCTCTCGGGCACGCTGCTCTCCATCCTGTTCTGCCCGGACGACCTCTCGCTCGTGAAGGGGTCCGCCTCGCGCCGCAGGGGAGAGCTCGACTCGTTTGGCGCACAGGCCAACGTTGGCTATCGCAAGGTGCTCTCCACCTACACGCGCTCGGTCGAGCAGAGAAACCGCCTGCTCAAGGATGGGTGTGAGTCGGCACTTCTCGACGCCTGGGACGAGTCGGTGGCCCTGGGCGGCGCCACGCTGCTCCATCACAGGCTCAACCTCTTTGGCAGGCTCTCCTCGCTCGTGTCCGAGGTATATTCCGAGGTCGCGGGCACCGAGACGCTCGTGTGCCGGTATGCGCCGAGCGTGGCCGGCGCCGAGGTGGGTATGGGCCGAGACGAGCTGGCGCGCCTCATGCTCGAGCAGATGGTCGCCGGCCGTGCCGACGACCTGCGCCGCGCCCAGACGCTCACGGGCCCGCATCGCGACGACGTCGTCTTCGAGATAGATGGGCGAGACGCCCGTGCGTATGGCAGCCAGGGGCAGCAGCGCTCCGTGGCCCTGGCCTGGAAGATGGCCGAGGTACGCCTGTGCGAGGACTTGCTCGGCGAGCGACCCCTGCTTCTGCTCGATGACGTCATGAGCGAGCTCGACGCGAGCCGCCGCGCCTGCGTGACGCGCTTCGTCGAAGGTGGCATCCAGACGATCATCACGACGACGAACCTCTCGTACTTCGATGACGAGCTTCTCGAGAACATGCTGGTGGTGCCCTATGGCCCAGAGTCGTAA
- the dnaN gene encoding DNA polymerase III subunit beta, whose product MRFTVSQSSLAKALSVVSKGIASHSTIPVLGGILMRASNGTLEMQTSDLDTSIRHKIAANVEEEGETVISGRMLSNVVKNLQDSAVTFDGGEGTINVTCDKSSFHLNTLNASEFPSFPEIAMERSVELPCDVLSEMVDKVYKVTSRDTSRPVLAGILLNVEENCVRLVATDSYRLVVCDTNVETSSLEGTFEMIIPGTAFHDVLSLPSDSATVIIGATANQVIFVSGNTTYVSRRIEGTFPNYKQLLPSSYLTTMRTKVADLSGALRRVSSIATSNSSVRFDVDPDAGLVTLSSTSPDQGDAREQVNVEVEGEANSICMNYRYVGDCVSALAQDSEVTLELQQSMRPGVFKSYGKINYLYLLMPVRM is encoded by the coding sequence ATGCGCTTCACCGTCAGCCAGTCCTCGCTCGCCAAGGCGCTCTCAGTGGTCTCGAAGGGCATTGCATCGCACTCCACCATCCCCGTGCTCGGAGGCATCCTCATGCGTGCCTCGAACGGCACCCTCGAGATGCAGACGTCTGACCTCGATACCTCCATCAGGCACAAGATCGCCGCCAACGTCGAGGAGGAGGGCGAGACGGTCATCTCGGGACGCATGCTCTCAAACGTGGTCAAGAACCTTCAGGACTCGGCGGTCACCTTTGATGGTGGTGAGGGCACCATCAACGTCACGTGCGACAAGAGCTCCTTCCATCTCAACACGCTCAACGCCTCGGAGTTCCCCAGCTTCCCCGAGATCGCCATGGAGCGCTCGGTGGAGCTTCCCTGTGACGTCCTGTCCGAGATGGTCGACAAGGTCTACAAGGTGACGTCTCGAGACACAAGCCGTCCGGTGCTCGCGGGCATCCTGCTCAACGTGGAGGAGAACTGCGTGCGCCTCGTGGCCACGGACTCCTACCGCCTCGTTGTGTGCGACACGAACGTCGAGACCTCCTCGCTCGAGGGGACGTTCGAGATGATCATCCCCGGCACTGCCTTCCATGACGTGCTCAGCCTGCCGAGCGACTCGGCCACGGTCATCATCGGCGCCACGGCGAACCAGGTCATCTTCGTCTCGGGCAACACCACGTACGTCTCGCGCCGCATCGAGGGGACGTTCCCCAACTACAAGCAGCTGCTTCCGTCGAGCTACCTCACCACGATGAGGACGAAGGTCGCCGACCTCTCTGGCGCCCTTCGCCGCGTGAGCTCCATCGCCACGTCCAACTCCTCGGTTCGCTTCGACGTCGACCCCGACGCCGGCCTGGTCACGCTCTCCTCGACCTCGCCGGACCAGGGAGACGCCCGCGAGCAGGTGAACGTCGAGGTGGAGGGCGAGGCGAACTCCATCTGCATGAACTATCGCTACGTGGGAGATTGCGTGAGCGCCCTGGCCCAGGACAGCGAGGTCACGCTCGAGCTGCAGCAGAGCATGCGCCCCGGCGTGTTCAAGAGCTATGGCAAGATCAACTACCTGTACCTGCTCATGCCCGTGCGGATGTAG
- a CDS encoding DnaA ATPase domain-containing protein produces MAETINQESDAQILWEDVVDMLAEDGLAPSTLAMLQSCEALELTDDTLTISAKSGFVRRNVEKNAELIKSALERAAFQPMELAVSLNRGRASATAAAAQPAAPATPMQTSAPTAQPAPAPVPSPVTNQTTISREDFERLLNPPTETRHDEEDEIDPAVRRRKNPLVQDIAPADSQLTFDTFVEGEENQLAFQAAKAVANGSNGYNPLFIYGGPGMGKTHLLKAIQNYLAVNDPDRICVYRNAREFVSDYTDAMVDTSRDVKRALEQNYHDIDVLIIDDIQGFRGAAKSINFFFDTFNYLTSNGKQIVLAADESPAELGLEERVTTRLDSGVTLSIQVPNYELKLGLIKAFYERMKADAIENGQHDYDGTLDDAALEFMAQRAGASIRTIKSFCQLCLLEATSRQARGEEFTREDISQIATKKWGADTRTFTIEQIQKFVEQRYSVSHADLISNKRNKGLMEPRHVAVWLARELTDSTLAQIGERFGGRTHATVKHSIKWVEERRHEDRVVHDRIARMKEDLMAGA; encoded by the coding sequence ATGGCCGAGACCATCAATCAGGAGTCGGACGCCCAGATTCTGTGGGAAGACGTCGTCGACATGCTTGCCGAGGACGGATTGGCACCCTCGACGCTCGCGATGTTGCAGAGCTGTGAGGCACTCGAACTCACCGACGACACGCTCACCATCTCGGCAAAGAGCGGCTTCGTGCGCAGGAACGTTGAGAAGAACGCCGAGCTCATCAAGAGCGCGCTCGAGCGGGCCGCCTTCCAACCCATGGAGCTTGCGGTAAGCCTCAACAGGGGTCGTGCATCGGCCACGGCTGCCGCCGCACAGCCCGCCGCGCCCGCCACTCCCATGCAGACGAGCGCGCCCACAGCACAGCCAGCCCCCGCACCCGTACCCTCGCCCGTCACCAACCAGACGACCATCTCCCGCGAGGACTTCGAGCGCCTGCTCAACCCGCCCACCGAGACCCGGCATGACGAAGAGGACGAGATAGACCCGGCCGTCCGGCGCCGGAAGAACCCGCTCGTGCAGGACATCGCCCCGGCAGACTCTCAGCTCACGTTCGACACCTTCGTCGAGGGCGAGGAGAACCAGCTGGCGTTCCAGGCCGCAAAGGCCGTGGCGAACGGCTCAAACGGCTATAACCCGCTGTTCATCTACGGTGGCCCGGGCATGGGCAAGACCCACCTGCTCAAGGCCATCCAGAACTACCTGGCCGTCAACGACCCGGACCGCATATGCGTCTACCGCAACGCCCGCGAGTTCGTGAGCGACTACACCGACGCCATGGTCGACACCTCGCGAGACGTCAAGCGAGCGCTCGAGCAGAACTACCACGACATCGACGTGCTCATCATCGACGACATTCAGGGCTTCCGCGGAGCCGCGAAGTCCATCAACTTCTTCTTCGACACCTTCAACTACCTCACGAGCAACGGCAAGCAGATCGTGCTGGCCGCGGACGAGAGCCCGGCCGAGCTTGGCCTGGAGGAGCGCGTCACCACCCGCCTCGACTCCGGCGTGACGCTGTCCATCCAGGTACCAAACTACGAGCTCAAGCTCGGACTCATCAAGGCGTTCTACGAACGCATGAAGGCCGATGCCATCGAGAACGGCCAGCACGACTACGACGGCACACTCGACGACGCGGCACTCGAGTTCATGGCGCAGCGTGCCGGGGCCTCCATCCGCACCATCAAGTCCTTCTGCCAGCTGTGTCTGCTCGAGGCAACGAGCCGCCAGGCGCGGGGCGAGGAGTTCACGCGCGAGGACATCTCGCAGATCGCCACCAAGAAGTGGGGCGCGGACACCAGGACGTTCACCATCGAGCAAATCCAGAAGTTTGTGGAGCAGCGCTACTCCGTCTCCCACGCGGACCTCATCAGCAACAAGCGCAACAAGGGCCTCATGGAGCCCCGACACGTCGCCGTCTGGCTCGCCCGAGAGCTCACGGACTCCACGCTCGCCCAGATCGGCGAACGCTTCGGTGGGCGCACGCATGCCACCGTGAAACACAGCATCAAGTGGGTCGAGGAGCGTCGGCACGAGGACCGCGTTGTCCATGACAGGATCGCCAGGATGAAGGAGGACCTCATGGCTGGTGCCTAG